The following proteins are co-located in the Gloeocapsa sp. PCC 7428 genome:
- the glp gene encoding gephyrin-like molybdotransferase Glp, translating to MLPASQAEAMILDLVQPLDGKRHGEVVTLLTAIDRILAAPVVSQLDFPHWDNSAMDGYAVRYEDVKSCHADQPVALEIVEEVRAGQAPKREVKPGQAARIFTGGVMPSGADTVVMQEHTKREGDRVMILAAPPAEKAFVRQGASYYQAGTPLLLPGIALQPPELAVLAAAQCTQIKVYRRPRVAILSTGDELITPDQPLQLGQIVDSNQYALAALVAQTGAEPLHLGIFPDKPNILRRAISQAIATADVVLSSGGVSVGDYDYVEQILAELGATIHIRAVAVKPGKPLTFATFPASAASKHKPVLYFGLPGNPVSALVSFWRFVQPALRKLSGLAHSWGPMFVQARSQHDLKSDGQRETYLWGQLHLIDGAYEFHLADGSHSSGNLINLAQTNGLAVIPIGQPAIAKGETIRVLQVGTPLIPLAHTK from the coding sequence ATGCTGCCAGCAAGCCAAGCAGAGGCAATGATTTTAGATTTGGTGCAACCCCTAGATGGAAAGCGACACGGTGAGGTTGTAACACTTTTAACAGCAATTGACCGCATCCTGGCAGCACCAGTTGTGAGTCAGTTGGATTTTCCGCACTGGGATAATTCCGCGATGGACGGCTACGCGGTGCGTTACGAAGACGTTAAAAGTTGTCACGCAGATCAACCCGTCGCGTTAGAAATTGTCGAAGAAGTTCGCGCGGGACAAGCACCAAAACGCGAAGTCAAACCAGGACAAGCCGCACGCATTTTTACAGGTGGGGTGATGCCTTCCGGAGCCGATACCGTTGTGATGCAAGAACATACAAAACGCGAAGGCGATCGCGTCATGATTTTAGCAGCACCACCCGCAGAAAAAGCTTTTGTCCGCCAGGGAGCATCGTATTATCAAGCAGGAACGCCCCTTTTATTGCCAGGAATTGCGCTACAACCTCCAGAACTCGCGGTACTAGCAGCAGCGCAGTGTACCCAAATCAAAGTTTATCGCCGCCCACGCGTCGCCATTCTTTCGACGGGTGACGAATTAATTACCCCCGATCAGCCTTTACAACTCGGTCAAATTGTCGATTCCAATCAGTATGCTTTAGCCGCCCTTGTCGCGCAGACAGGTGCAGAACCGTTGCATCTAGGAATTTTTCCTGATAAACCCAATATTTTGCGTCGCGCGATTTCACAGGCGATCGCCACTGCTGATGTTGTCTTATCCTCTGGTGGTGTCTCGGTTGGTGACTACGACTACGTAGAACAAATTCTTGCCGAGTTAGGCGCGACAATTCATATTCGTGCCGTCGCTGTTAAGCCAGGAAAGCCCTTGACATTTGCAACATTTCCTGCATCAGCAGCGTCTAAACATAAACCTGTGTTGTATTTTGGTTTGCCTGGTAATCCTGTTTCTGCTTTAGTCAGCTTTTGGCGGTTTGTCCAGCCAGCATTACGCAAGCTTTCTGGACTCGCACACAGTTGGGGACCGATGTTTGTGCAAGCGCGATCGCAACACGATTTAAAATCCGACGGTCAGCGCGAAACTTATCTTTGGGGACAACTACACCTCATCGATGGTGCCTACGAGTTTCATTTAGCTGATGGGAGCCACAGTTCAGGCAATTTAATTAACTTAGCACAAACCAACGGCTTAGCCGTTATTCCCATTGGTCAACCCGCGATCGCCAAAGGTGAAACTATCCGCGTGTTACAAGTCGGCACACCTTTAATTCCGCTAGCCCACACCAAATAA
- a CDS encoding RDD family protein, translating to MNTSPDYTRFPRVQMGRRAVGFGIDFLGVWLLSSVLGGGDRFSWAQGIVFLLAWYGTRVFVAYRNHGQTFGRWALDMKVLNVEFGKVPSLLALVIRESIVGLGAMLAAIALNNFFTSASNILLMLPLAIDCSIAFADNTRARAGHDLIARTIVASSLRGYSLDIKVKRFLAQACQRILK from the coding sequence ATGAATACTTCGCCAGACTATACCCGCTTTCCTCGGGTGCAAATGGGAAGGCGCGCTGTAGGTTTTGGAATCGATTTTTTGGGAGTTTGGCTACTAAGTTCTGTATTAGGTGGAGGCGATCGCTTTTCGTGGGCGCAGGGTATTGTATTTTTGTTAGCGTGGTACGGTACGCGGGTATTTGTTGCTTATCGAAATCACGGACAAACTTTCGGTCGCTGGGCTTTGGACATGAAAGTCCTCAATGTCGAGTTCGGTAAAGTTCCAAGTTTACTAGCCTTAGTGATACGCGAAAGTATTGTTGGGTTGGGTGCAATGCTCGCCGCGATCGCCCTCAATAATTTTTTTACAAGTGCCAGTAATATATTATTAATGCTGCCTCTAGCAATTGACTGTAGTATTGCGTTCGCAGACAACACGCGAGCGCGTGCAGGACATGACCTGATTGCTCGTACAATTGTGGCAAGTTCGCTGCGCGGCTATTCGCTCGACATCAAAGTCAAACGTTTCCTTGCCCAAGCTTGCCAGCGTATTCTAAAATAA
- the rpmG gene encoding 50S ribosomal protein L33: MAKSKGVRITVTLECTECRTNPDKRSPGVSRYTTMKNRRNTTARLELKKFCPNCNRHTVHKEIK; the protein is encoded by the coding sequence ATGGCTAAAAGTAAGGGTGTCCGAATAACCGTGACACTAGAATGCACTGAATGTCGCACTAACCCAGACAAGCGATCGCCTGGGGTTTCGCGCTATACCACGATGAAAAACCGCCGCAACACAACTGCGAGGTTAGAACTCAAGAAGTTTTGCCCGAACTGCAACCGCCACACCGTTCACAAGGAAATTAAGTAA
- the pheT gene encoding phenylalanine--tRNA ligase subunit beta, which translates to MRISLNWLQELVELTLSPEELAETLTMAGFEVEEIEDRRAWAKGVVVGKVLECDRHPNADKLSVTKVDVGTASPEPLNIVCGAPNVRAGIYVPVATVGTYLPKIDVKIKAAKLRGVRSEGMICSLAELGLAKESAGIHIFEQELELGSDVRPLLGLDDVILDLTATANRADALSMVGVAREVAAITGKTVQLPEAPEISISDTQKNLTLKISQSQACPAYIGTAIESVKIAPSPAWLQQRLQAAGTRPINNVVDITNYILLEWGQPLHAFDRDRLLAVSGTQSDLTIGVRFAHGETLKTLDGQMRTLSSQALLITAHDEPVALAGVMGGEATEVHEGTQNLVLEAALFDPVAIRRSARSQGLRTEASARYERGINAAELELACRRAIMLIQELAGGVPVQQEFADARPEIGATSRSIELRLDRVNQILGPIDLEDTTGELQPATIQQILTALGCQVKPSSEQQKVLTVTVPPYRHRDLEREIDLIEEISRLYGYDRFCDTLPEKTEPGYLSLEQQLTRQFREAFRAAGLTELIHYSLVKPGQDRQIVLTNPIFVEYSALRTDLISGLIDAFQYNLEQGNGSLNGFEIGRIFWQEEDGLLEAEAIGGILGGDPTQGKWTSGGKERPLTWFEAKGILESVFQRLGLKVEYQPSHQDSRLHPGRTASLWLQGNRLGDFGQVHPQLRQEKGLPDAVYAFQLDLDVILDYWDRDEVLVPKFRSYSTYPPSPRDIAFFAHLDVSVAEIERAIALAAGELLESVELFDEYRGEHVPQGQRSLAFRLVYRAQNRTLTDEDIEPVHQKVRKSLVEKFGVNLRS; encoded by the coding sequence ATGCGTATTTCTCTGAATTGGCTGCAAGAACTGGTTGAGTTGACGCTTTCTCCTGAAGAATTGGCGGAAACGTTGACAATGGCAGGATTTGAAGTAGAAGAAATTGAAGATCGCCGTGCATGGGCAAAGGGTGTTGTTGTTGGGAAAGTGTTAGAGTGCGATCGCCATCCGAATGCGGATAAACTCAGTGTTACTAAAGTCGATGTCGGAACAGCTTCCCCAGAACCATTAAATATTGTCTGCGGTGCGCCGAATGTCCGTGCGGGAATATATGTACCCGTCGCCACAGTTGGTACTTACCTGCCCAAAATCGACGTCAAAATTAAAGCAGCAAAACTACGCGGAGTCCGTTCTGAAGGCATGATTTGCTCTTTAGCTGAGTTAGGACTTGCTAAAGAATCCGCAGGAATTCATATTTTTGAGCAGGAACTCGAATTAGGAAGTGATGTGCGCCCGTTGCTTGGTTTAGATGATGTCATTTTAGACTTGACAGCAACTGCAAATCGTGCTGATGCGTTAAGCATGGTGGGTGTCGCGCGCGAAGTCGCCGCAATCACAGGAAAAACAGTGCAACTACCAGAAGCACCAGAAATCTCGATTTCTGATACTCAGAAGAATTTAACACTCAAAATCTCGCAGTCGCAAGCTTGCCCTGCGTATATTGGTACAGCGATCGAGTCAGTTAAAATTGCTCCTTCGCCTGCGTGGTTACAACAGCGACTGCAAGCTGCGGGAACTCGCCCGATTAACAACGTTGTTGATATTACTAATTACATTCTGCTCGAATGGGGTCAACCGCTTCATGCATTTGATCGCGATCGCCTCTTAGCCGTCAGTGGAACTCAATCAGACTTAACAATTGGCGTCCGGTTTGCGCATGGCGAAACACTCAAAACGCTCGATGGTCAAATGCGCACGCTTTCCAGTCAAGCTTTACTCATTACCGCACACGACGAACCAGTTGCGTTAGCGGGAGTTATGGGCGGCGAAGCAACCGAAGTACATGAAGGTACGCAAAATCTCGTTTTAGAAGCCGCACTGTTCGATCCTGTCGCGATTCGGCGGTCGGCGCGCAGCCAAGGTTTACGTACCGAAGCTTCTGCAAGATACGAGCGGGGAATCAACGCGGCTGAATTAGAATTAGCCTGTCGTCGAGCCATAATGCTTATTCAGGAACTGGCTGGCGGCGTTCCTGTGCAACAAGAATTTGCTGACGCACGACCTGAGATTGGCGCAACGTCACGTTCGATTGAATTACGGCTTGATCGCGTCAACCAAATTTTAGGACCAATCGACTTAGAAGACACGACTGGCGAACTTCAACCAGCAACGATCCAGCAAATTCTTACCGCCCTCGGATGTCAGGTAAAACCATCATCTGAACAACAAAAAGTTTTGACTGTAACTGTCCCGCCATATCGTCATCGCGATCTAGAGCGTGAAATTGACTTAATTGAAGAAATTTCGCGGCTTTATGGCTACGATCGCTTTTGCGATACTTTACCTGAAAAAACAGAACCTGGTTATCTTTCCTTAGAACAGCAACTTACCCGCCAATTTCGCGAAGCTTTCCGCGCCGCTGGGCTGACGGAATTAATTCATTACTCGCTCGTCAAACCAGGACAAGATCGACAAATTGTCCTTACCAACCCGATTTTTGTTGAATATTCAGCGCTGCGTACCGATTTGATTTCTGGTTTAATCGATGCTTTTCAGTACAACCTAGAGCAGGGTAATGGTAGCCTCAATGGTTTTGAAATTGGGCGCATTTTCTGGCAAGAAGAAGATGGATTGCTCGAAGCTGAGGCTATTGGTGGTATTTTAGGCGGCGATCCAACTCAAGGAAAGTGGACATCGGGTGGAAAAGAGCGTCCGCTGACATGGTTTGAAGCTAAAGGCATTTTAGAAAGCGTTTTTCAACGCTTAGGGTTAAAGGTAGAGTACCAACCAAGTCATCAAGATTCGCGCCTACATCCAGGGCGTACAGCGTCGTTGTGGTTGCAGGGAAATCGCTTAGGTGATTTTGGACAAGTTCATCCGCAACTACGCCAAGAAAAAGGCTTACCAGATGCGGTTTATGCGTTTCAACTTGATTTAGATGTGATTTTAGATTACTGGGATCGCGACGAAGTTTTAGTACCAAAATTCCGTTCGTATTCTACATATCCACCGTCACCCAGAGATATCGCATTTTTCGCGCATCTCGACGTTTCTGTTGCGGAAATAGAACGCGCGATCGCACTTGCGGCGGGAGAATTGCTCGAATCAGTTGAATTATTCGATGAATATCGCGGCGAACACGTTCCCCAAGGACAAAGAAGTTTAGCGTTTCGCTTAGTGTATCGCGCCCAAAATCGCACTTTGACGGATGAGGACATCGAACCTGTACACCAAAAAGTGCGAAAATCTTTGGTAGAAAAATTTGGTGTGAATCTGCGCAGTTGA
- the rpsR gene encoding 30S ribosomal protein S18 codes for MSYFRRRLSPIKPQDPIDYKDIELLRKFITERGKILPRRITGLTAKQQRDLTVAIKRARILAMLPFINQEG; via the coding sequence ATGAGTTATTTTCGTCGTCGTTTGTCACCAATTAAACCGCAAGACCCAATTGATTACAAAGATATCGAATTGCTGCGCAAGTTTATCACCGAGCGAGGAAAAATTCTGCCTCGCCGCATTACAGGATTAACTGCTAAACAACAACGCGATTTAACAGTAGCAATCAAGCGGGCGCGCATTTTAGCAATGCTACCTTTTATTAATCAAGAGGGGTAA
- a CDS encoding serine/threonine-protein kinase: MSYCLNPNCSHPQNSSSRQTCAACGAQLVLRDRYRALQALAQGGFGATFLAQDVTLPGEPKCVVKQLRPSATSLEALDMARKLFAREAKTLGKIGSHPQVPRLLDYFEDCEQFYLVQEYINGLTLQQEIKRSGPFSEAGVKQFLSEILPTLQYLHSQQVIHRDIKPANIIRRHEDCKLVLIDFGAVKDQVSQTTSMSENTALTAFAVGTPGFAPPEQLAMRPVYASDVYALGVTCIYLLTGKSPKDLDYNSSTGEMLWQNKVQISDRFREVLQKMVEGSVRHRYQSPNDVLTALELEPYMDSLANSMAAQPSAVRKPKLPRMVKQTTPTTTPVATTTSAYTGSHAAQSRAKMAAAIRARKANLTEVSNTPVQPPLPSVTLTPAPSVLGAKPKTAPPRKLDADNLVLSYIKGRRDFASYDLSLLDLQRVDLSEVNFRAAKLDRTNFFKCILSGNDFSHASLKRTNFREAILTKAYFHSADLEGADFRGANLSYADLSEANLQNVNLCGANLTGAKVSDEQLTQAKINWMTVRPNGKRGWF, translated from the coding sequence ATGAGCTATTGCCTAAATCCCAACTGTTCTCATCCGCAAAACTCAAGTTCTCGTCAAACGTGTGCAGCTTGTGGCGCTCAATTGGTATTACGCGATCGCTACCGCGCACTGCAAGCACTAGCACAAGGTGGTTTCGGTGCGACGTTTTTAGCGCAAGATGTCACGTTACCTGGTGAACCTAAGTGCGTTGTTAAGCAGCTTCGCCCTTCGGCGACATCGCTAGAAGCGTTAGATATGGCGCGGAAGCTTTTTGCACGGGAAGCTAAAACTTTGGGTAAAATTGGCAGTCATCCGCAAGTTCCTAGGCTACTTGACTACTTTGAAGATTGCGAACAATTCTACTTGGTTCAAGAGTACATAAATGGTTTAACACTGCAACAGGAAATCAAACGCTCTGGTCCTTTTAGCGAAGCTGGGGTCAAACAATTTTTAAGTGAAATTTTACCAACGCTGCAATATCTTCATAGCCAACAGGTGATTCACCGCGACATCAAACCCGCTAATATTATTCGTCGTCATGAGGACTGCAAACTCGTGTTAATCGATTTTGGTGCTGTGAAAGACCAAGTCAGTCAAACAACGAGTATGTCAGAAAATACAGCCTTAACAGCTTTTGCGGTGGGAACTCCAGGTTTCGCACCGCCTGAACAACTTGCAATGCGTCCTGTTTATGCAAGTGACGTTTACGCACTAGGAGTCACTTGCATTTATCTGCTCACTGGGAAATCTCCCAAGGATCTAGACTATAATTCCTCGACGGGGGAAATGCTGTGGCAAAACAAAGTACAGATTAGCGATCGCTTTCGCGAAGTCTTACAAAAAATGGTAGAAGGTTCGGTACGACATCGCTATCAATCACCGAATGATGTTCTTACCGCCCTCGAACTCGAACCATACATGGATAGCTTAGCCAATAGTATGGCGGCGCAACCTTCGGCGGTGCGTAAACCGAAATTACCTCGAATGGTGAAGCAAACAACGCCTACAACAACGCCAGTAGCGACTACGACAAGCGCTTATACTGGAAGTCATGCTGCGCAATCGCGGGCAAAAATGGCGGCGGCGATTCGTGCGAGAAAAGCGAATCTGACTGAGGTATCGAATACACCTGTACAACCTCCCCTACCATCAGTAACACTTACCCCTGCACCTTCAGTCCTTGGGGCGAAACCTAAAACGGCACCCCCTAGAAAGCTCGATGCTGATAATTTAGTTTTGTCTTATATCAAAGGCAGAAGAGATTTTGCTTCTTACGATTTGAGTTTACTTGACCTACAGCGAGTAGATTTATCAGAGGTAAATTTTCGTGCGGCAAAATTAGACCGCACAAATTTTTTTAAATGTATTTTGTCAGGTAATGACTTTAGCCACGCTAGCCTCAAGCGAACTAATTTTAGAGAAGCGATTTTAACGAAGGCTTACTTTCATTCTGCTGATTTAGAAGGAGCCGATTTTCGCGGTGCTAATTTAAGCTACGCTGATTTAAGCGAGGCTAATTTACAAAATGTGAATTTGTGTGGTGCTAACCTTACTGGGGCAAAAGTTTCGGATGAGCAGCTAACACAAGCGAAAATCAATTGGATGACCGTGCGCCCCAATGGTAAGCGCGGCTGGTTTTAG